A genomic region of Christiangramia sp. OXR-203 contains the following coding sequences:
- a CDS encoding DUF6252 family protein encodes MNGFKFFKQCLLLLALFSLTLSSCSKDDDENASGDGGGEMTANISGVGSFKSFPASSNAVKQTIASTSTMLVVQGTNSDGHGITMTIMGYTGEGTYDFTFGSVNSSSAIYTKTDVNNPMDTQSWSSQYMTGSTGTITISEETDQGVEGTFSFKGKNGNDDTIKTISEGKFNVNFFSN; translated from the coding sequence ATGAATGGATTTAAGTTTTTTAAACAGTGTCTTTTGTTACTGGCACTCTTCAGTTTAACCTTATCAAGTTGTTCTAAAGATGATGATGAGAATGCCTCCGGCGATGGCGGTGGAGAAATGACTGCCAATATTAGTGGCGTGGGTTCTTTCAAGTCATTTCCAGCATCATCCAACGCTGTAAAACAAACTATTGCCTCCACAAGCACAATGCTGGTTGTACAGGGTACTAATTCCGATGGTCATGGCATTACTATGACAATTATGGGATATACCGGCGAGGGAACCTATGATTTCACTTTTGGATCTGTTAACTCAAGTTCTGCGATTTACACGAAAACCGATGTAAACAATCCTATGGATACTCAAAGCTGGTCTTCCCAGTATATGACTGGATCCACAGGAACTATCACTATTTCAGAAGAAACAGATCAAGGTGTTGAAGGAACCTTCAGCTTTAAAGGCAAAAACGGAAATGATGACACTATAAAAACAATTTCTGAAGGTAAATTCAACGTTAACTTTTTTTCCAATTAA
- a CDS encoding ZIP family metal transporter, whose protein sequence is MPESLYIYLLPILAVLAGYIISVFLKPGSSSGFKLLLAFSGAYLLAVTVLELLPEVYGSSNEDIGVFIMLGLLLQIVLEFLSKGAEHGHMHHNKDSAAFPITLLISLSVHSLLEGFPMDHDNHLLHGVVIHKIPVAAILSVFLVQSKLSKPKVFIFLALFAAMTPLGNWLKNNIPEIGQYADEINGVVIGIFLHVSTTILFESSKNHSFNASKLGVIILGILLAYFI, encoded by the coding sequence TTGCCAGAAAGCTTATATATTTACCTGTTACCCATCCTGGCTGTTCTCGCTGGATATATCATTTCAGTATTTTTAAAACCAGGAAGTTCTTCGGGCTTCAAATTATTACTTGCATTTAGTGGAGCATATCTTCTAGCTGTAACTGTTTTGGAATTGCTTCCAGAAGTTTATGGTTCTTCTAATGAGGATATTGGTGTATTCATCATGCTAGGACTTCTATTGCAGATTGTGCTGGAATTTTTGTCGAAAGGCGCCGAACATGGCCACATGCACCATAATAAAGATTCTGCAGCATTTCCAATTACACTTCTAATTAGTTTGAGTGTACATTCTTTGCTTGAAGGTTTTCCTATGGATCATGATAATCACCTTTTGCATGGCGTTGTAATCCACAAAATACCCGTTGCAGCAATTCTTTCAGTATTCCTGGTACAGAGTAAACTCAGCAAACCAAAGGTTTTTATATTCCTGGCTTTATTCGCTGCCATGACGCCCCTTGGAAACTGGCTCAAAAACAATATTCCTGAAATTGGCCAATATGCAGATGAGATCAACGGAGTAGTTATTGGTATTTTTCTTCATGTATCTACTACGATCCTATTTGAATCCTCTAAAAATCATTCCTTCAATGCTTCTAAACTGGGAGTTATAATATTAGGGATTTTACTTGCTTATTTTATCTAA
- a CDS encoding THUMP domain-containing class I SAM-dependent RNA methyltransferase, producing MDNYRMIAKTLFGFESILAKELLDLGAMDIKEGNRMVSFVGDKGFMYKANLCLRTAIKVLKPYESFKANSEQELYDNIKKLPWEKFLDVEGSLAIDSAVHSDIFTHSQYVALKSKDAIVDRFREKFGKRPDVDLDFPDLRINIHIENNFCNVSFDSSGDSLHKRGYRTATNIAPINEVLAAGMLLMSGWDGQCDFLDPMCGSGTIPIEAAMIACNIPPNLNRKEFAFEKWNDWDEDLYEKIEASAMKKVRDFHFKIRGYDKAPSAVMKAKDNVSNANLGDFIEIEQKSFFESVKQNEGYLHMLFNPPYGERLEIDIEDFYGKIGDTLKQGYPGTHAWFIATNFEAIKSVGLRASRKIKLYNGPLEGRLLKYVLYEGSKKKSKQVD from the coding sequence ATGGATAACTACAGAATGATCGCCAAGACTTTATTTGGCTTCGAATCGATATTGGCAAAAGAACTTTTGGATCTTGGCGCAATGGATATCAAAGAGGGTAACCGAATGGTGAGTTTTGTTGGTGATAAAGGCTTTATGTACAAAGCCAATTTATGTCTGCGCACCGCTATTAAAGTTTTGAAGCCATATGAAAGCTTCAAAGCAAATTCTGAACAGGAACTTTACGATAATATCAAAAAACTACCATGGGAGAAATTTTTAGATGTGGAAGGTAGTCTTGCTATAGACTCCGCTGTGCATTCTGATATTTTCACGCATTCACAATATGTAGCTTTAAAATCCAAGGATGCAATCGTAGACAGATTCAGGGAGAAATTTGGTAAAAGACCAGATGTGGATCTTGATTTTCCAGATTTAAGAATTAACATCCATATTGAGAATAATTTCTGTAATGTATCTTTCGATAGTTCTGGAGATAGTCTGCACAAACGAGGTTATAGAACAGCGACCAACATCGCACCTATAAATGAAGTTTTGGCCGCGGGCATGTTATTGATGTCTGGATGGGATGGACAATGTGACTTTTTAGATCCTATGTGCGGTAGTGGAACAATCCCAATTGAGGCAGCTATGATAGCGTGTAATATTCCGCCAAACCTAAATCGTAAGGAATTTGCATTCGAAAAATGGAATGACTGGGATGAAGATCTTTATGAAAAGATTGAAGCTTCAGCAATGAAGAAGGTGCGTGATTTCCATTTCAAGATCAGAGGTTATGATAAGGCTCCTTCCGCAGTAATGAAAGCGAAGGATAACGTGAGCAATGCCAATCTGGGTGATTTTATTGAAATTGAACAGAAGAGCTTTTTCGAAAGTGTAAAGCAAAATGAGGGTTATCTACATATGCTTTTCAATCCACCGTACGGTGAGCGACTTGAGATCGATATTGAAGATTTCTACGGAAAAATAGGGGACACCTTAAAACAGGGATATCCTGGTACCCATGCCTGGTTTATTGCAACCAATTTTGAAGCGATTAAAAGTGTTGGGCTGAGAGCTTCCAGAAAGATAAAATTATATAACGGACCACTTGAAGGACGTCTTCTGAAATATGTACTCTACGAAGGTTCGAAGAAGAAGAGTAAGCAGGTAGATTAA
- a CDS encoding DUF4268 domain-containing protein, whose amino-acid sequence MFSHEESKKIRQEFWTSCGKEFPHKWLLYNTKIKEIQLKFSFTRKFAMVSLDIIDQDKFIRSYYFEKLESLKTVLNESYLPNIQYEKEYELPEGKMISRIFVEKEGVNIHRQKDWPDVKEFLAENMLKMEEFFEDFEDFLKN is encoded by the coding sequence ATGTTTTCCCACGAAGAATCAAAAAAGATCAGACAGGAATTCTGGACCAGCTGCGGTAAAGAGTTTCCTCATAAATGGCTTTTGTACAATACCAAAATAAAGGAGATTCAATTAAAATTTTCCTTTACACGAAAATTTGCCATGGTATCGCTTGACATCATCGACCAGGATAAATTTATCAGAAGTTACTACTTCGAAAAATTAGAATCACTAAAAACGGTTCTTAACGAATCTTATCTTCCCAATATTCAGTATGAAAAAGAATACGAATTACCGGAAGGTAAAATGATCTCAAGAATTTTTGTAGAAAAAGAAGGAGTCAATATACATCGCCAGAAAGACTGGCCAGATGTAAAAGAATTTTTGGCTGAAAATATGCTGAAGATGGAGGAGTTTTTTGAAGATTTTGAAGACTTTTTAAAAAATTAA
- a CDS encoding DNA topoisomerase IB, whose translation MTLSPDDVEVMMSDTHEAVKLANLRYVNENLLSISRKKVGRGFAYYRKDEKVTDTKTIERIKSLVIPPAWKNVKITHLHNGHLQVVGRDEKERKQYMYHPTWSKVRNQTKFFKMTAFGKMLPKIRKQVDEDLNLKGMPKRKVLALIIRLMEETHIRIGNEYYAKNNKTYGLSTFRTKHVKTMEDGLKFEFIGKKGKEHSISVEDKRLIKLINQCEEIPGWELFKFYNENGVKQTIDSGMINGYIHEISGDMYSAKDFRTWSATKIFFETLHELGYTEEEKQNKKNILIGFDAAAEGLGNTRSVCRSYYVHPKVIETYENGEIEPYFKKVKEDIKPEYIQLSETEKAIYKLIKDYEIEIAD comes from the coding sequence ATGACGCTATCGCCTGATGATGTAGAAGTAATGATGAGTGATACTCATGAAGCCGTAAAACTTGCGAATCTTAGATATGTAAATGAAAACTTACTCTCGATAAGCAGGAAGAAAGTAGGACGCGGTTTTGCATACTATCGTAAGGACGAAAAAGTTACTGACACGAAAACTATTGAGCGTATAAAAAGTCTTGTTATCCCGCCAGCCTGGAAAAATGTAAAGATTACGCATCTACATAATGGACATCTTCAAGTAGTAGGAAGAGATGAAAAGGAGCGCAAGCAATATATGTATCACCCAACCTGGTCCAAAGTTCGAAATCAGACGAAGTTTTTCAAAATGACTGCATTCGGGAAGATGTTACCAAAGATCAGAAAGCAGGTGGATGAAGATCTCAATCTTAAAGGAATGCCCAAGCGCAAGGTTCTCGCCTTGATCATTAGACTTATGGAGGAAACTCATATAAGGATTGGTAATGAGTATTATGCAAAGAATAATAAGACTTATGGCCTATCTACTTTTCGTACCAAGCATGTTAAAACTATGGAAGACGGACTCAAATTCGAATTCATAGGAAAGAAAGGGAAAGAACATTCTATTTCAGTAGAAGATAAAAGACTAATTAAATTAATCAATCAATGTGAGGAGATTCCTGGATGGGAACTTTTCAAGTTCTATAATGAGAATGGTGTTAAGCAAACCATAGATAGCGGTATGATCAACGGTTATATCCATGAGATTAGTGGCGACATGTACTCGGCTAAAGACTTTAGAACCTGGTCTGCCACTAAAATATTTTTTGAAACCCTGCACGAATTAGGATATACGGAAGAAGAAAAGCAAAACAAAAAGAACATTCTTATTGGTTTTGATGCTGCTGCTGAAGGCCTTGGCAACACACGTTCTGTTTGCAGAAGTTACTATGTTCATCCAAAAGTGATTGAAACTTATGAAAACGGAGAGATAGAACCATACTTCAAAAAGGTGAAAGAAGATATAAAACCTGAATACATTCAACTTTCAGAAACTGAAAAAGCAATCTATAAGCTTATCAAAGATTACGAGATAGAAATTGCTGACTAA
- a CDS encoding sensor histidine kinase: MKDLIYQAKQSSEMIDFELNFDPGLLKIEYSALDAINMYRIIQESLNNAIKYSEASTISVEEILNDSRIEFVIKDNGIGFDPEDTGIGFGLLNMQKRAKESNIDLEIWSRPGKGTRVTLQK; the protein is encoded by the coding sequence TTGAAAGACTTGATCTATCAAGCCAAACAGTCCAGTGAAATGATTGATTTCGAACTAAACTTTGATCCTGGTCTATTGAAGATTGAATACTCAGCATTAGACGCCATAAACATGTATCGTATAATCCAGGAATCCTTAAACAATGCGATTAAGTATTCAGAGGCATCGACAATTAGTGTAGAGGAGATCTTGAATGATTCTCGTATTGAATTTGTCATAAAAGATAATGGAATTGGTTTTGATCCTGAGGACACTGGAATAGGCTTCGGGTTGCTTAATATGCAGAAACGGGCAAAGGAGAGTAACATTGATCTGGAGATCTGGTCACGACCAGGGAAGGGAACACGAGTTACTCTCCAAAAATAG
- a CDS encoding DUF6048 family protein produces the protein MFRYFSSFILIFCTSLLSSAQEQSSIKDTINYNEKYGIRVGVDISKPIRSFFDDNYSGIELVGDYRFYDNFYVAAELGNEKITFVGDNIQTLSNGSYIKLGGDYNAYENWLDMQNVIFVGVRYGFATFSQTLEEYTIYTSTDYYGVNINTEEIESTGLTASWAEVMVGIKVEIINNLYLSANVQLKRRISQSEPNNLDNLAIPGFGRTYDASEFGAGFGYSISYMIPFYKKARS, from the coding sequence ATGTTTCGATATTTTTCTAGTTTCATTCTAATTTTTTGCACGTCACTCCTTTCAAGCGCTCAGGAACAATCTAGCATAAAGGATACCATAAATTACAATGAAAAGTACGGGATTCGGGTTGGAGTAGATATTAGTAAACCCATAAGAAGTTTCTTTGATGACAATTATAGTGGTATTGAATTAGTTGGAGACTATCGTTTCTACGACAATTTTTATGTTGCTGCAGAACTTGGAAACGAAAAGATAACTTTTGTAGGGGATAATATTCAAACCCTATCCAATGGAAGCTATATAAAGCTGGGTGGAGATTACAATGCCTATGAGAATTGGCTGGATATGCAAAATGTTATTTTTGTGGGTGTTCGTTATGGTTTCGCCACTTTTTCACAAACACTGGAAGAATATACTATCTATACTTCGACAGATTATTATGGTGTAAATATCAATACTGAAGAAATTGAATCTACCGGACTTACGGCAAGCTGGGCTGAAGTTATGGTAGGTATCAAGGTGGAGATAATTAATAATCTATACTTATCTGCCAACGTTCAGCTCAAGAGAAGAATTAGTCAGAGCGAACCTAATAATCTGGATAATCTTGCGATTCCCGGTTTTGGAAGAACTTATGATGCCAGTGAATTTGGAGCAGGTTTTGGCTACTCCATTAGTTACATGATCCCATTCTATAAAAAAGCAAGGAGTTAA
- a CDS encoding response regulator transcription factor, producing MKNINLAILDDNIFLIKALEEKISFFDDLHHKFSFTKGQDLLEKLDENSNLDLILMDIEMPGLNGIDCTMLLKQKFPHIKVLILTVFNNDEYIFNAIKAGADGYFLKDTKPEDLYKGIIETIEGGAGMTPAIAKRTLHLLRNPQAIKNKKLQEKVSLSKREIDVLEYLATGLSTTVIADRLFLSSNTVRKHVENIYKKLQVHSKIEAVDVARKYNMGV from the coding sequence ATGAAGAATATTAACTTAGCCATATTAGACGACAATATTTTTCTCATCAAAGCTCTTGAAGAGAAGATATCATTCTTTGATGATTTACATCACAAATTTTCCTTTACTAAAGGCCAGGATTTGCTAGAAAAATTAGATGAAAACTCCAACCTGGACTTAATTCTTATGGATATAGAAATGCCAGGATTAAATGGCATTGATTGTACGATGCTGCTCAAACAAAAATTTCCTCACATAAAGGTTTTAATTCTCACAGTATTTAATAATGACGAATATATTTTTAATGCAATAAAAGCAGGAGCAGATGGATATTTCTTAAAGGATACGAAACCAGAAGATCTTTATAAGGGAATCATAGAAACTATCGAAGGTGGTGCTGGCATGACCCCTGCCATAGCAAAAAGAACTTTACATCTACTAAGAAATCCTCAGGCGATTAAAAATAAAAAACTTCAGGAAAAGGTTTCTTTGTCTAAACGGGAAATCGATGTTCTGGAATATTTAGCAACTGGTTTGAGTACAACGGTCATTGCTGATAGGCTGTTTCTTTCATCAAACACTGTTCGAAAGCATGTAGAAAATATCTATAAAAAACTTCAGGTACATTCCAAGATTGAGGCAGTAGATGTTGCCAGGAAATATAACATGGGAGTGTAA
- a CDS encoding tetratricopeptide repeat protein, with protein MKQRLLLVIFVYTLNTMFAQQQAKIDSLNSLTLQNSAISSETLLKIFQLNLENSKVLEYDRGIAGSYWQLSTLHAYKGDLDISIDYMLKSIKVYEKIGDREKVADGYGELGYRMKREDLDKAQEYMLKGKRIAEEHNYEMVMSRIYNNYGVIKEMKGQLDSAEFYYRKGLKKVLKIDFKTGIPYSYSSLAGILAQRGAYDSARYYFEQSRSLRIDIQDRKGIAENYTQIGEVYLEEGNPSSAIKSFRQAIPLALEENYNFLAQYTYQKMSEAFKFRNNTDSALFYLEKYNVFKDSINSIDVKEKIAELNVEFETEQKENEILAQRAKLAENELQLQKRNFIIAGILILTALLAVLAYLVLKRQKSEKIRLKKEGELQVAIAELDTRNKLEKQRLRISRDLHDNIGSQLTFIISSLDNLKYRLKDSDAIILKKIDQISTFTSTTINELRDTIWAMNKETITRNELHD; from the coding sequence ATGAAGCAACGATTACTGCTCGTAATTTTTGTTTATACCTTAAACACGATGTTCGCTCAACAACAAGCGAAAATAGATTCTCTGAATTCCCTTACTCTCCAAAATTCAGCAATTTCCTCAGAGACTTTGTTAAAAATTTTTCAGCTCAATCTTGAGAATTCCAAGGTACTGGAATACGATCGTGGTATTGCGGGTTCTTACTGGCAGCTTTCAACCTTACATGCATACAAAGGCGATCTTGATATTTCAATAGACTATATGCTGAAGTCGATCAAAGTTTACGAAAAGATTGGTGATAGGGAAAAAGTGGCAGATGGTTACGGGGAGCTGGGATACCGTATGAAAAGGGAAGATCTGGATAAGGCCCAGGAATACATGTTGAAGGGTAAAAGGATTGCTGAAGAGCACAATTATGAAATGGTAATGAGCCGTATTTATAACAATTATGGTGTTATTAAAGAAATGAAGGGGCAGTTGGATAGTGCTGAATTTTATTATAGAAAAGGTCTTAAAAAAGTTCTTAAAATAGATTTTAAAACCGGTATTCCTTATAGTTATAGCAGTCTGGCCGGAATTCTGGCGCAGCGCGGTGCATATGACAGTGCAAGATATTATTTTGAACAGTCTAGATCATTACGTATCGATATTCAAGATCGTAAAGGAATTGCTGAAAATTATACCCAAATTGGAGAGGTGTATCTCGAAGAGGGCAATCCGTCTTCAGCTATCAAAAGCTTTCGTCAGGCTATTCCATTAGCCCTGGAAGAAAATTATAATTTCCTGGCTCAGTATACCTATCAGAAAATGTCTGAAGCATTTAAATTCAGGAATAATACGGATTCTGCATTATTTTACCTTGAAAAGTATAATGTCTTTAAGGATAGTATCAACTCCATTGACGTGAAGGAGAAGATTGCGGAATTGAATGTGGAGTTTGAAACGGAGCAGAAAGAAAATGAAATTTTAGCACAACGGGCGAAACTGGCCGAAAATGAACTTCAGCTTCAGAAAAGAAATTTTATCATCGCTGGAATTTTAATTCTTACAGCACTTTTAGCCGTACTGGCTTATCTGGTTCTTAAAAGACAAAAGTCAGAAAAAATAAGGTTGAAAAAAGAAGGTGAACTACAAGTAGCGATCGCCGAGCTGGATACACGTAATAAACTAGAGAAGCAACGTCTAAGGATAAGCCGCGATTTGCATGATAATATAGGCTCTCAGCTAACGTTCATCATCTCAAGCCTGGACAACCTGAAGTACAGACTTAAGGATTCTGATGCGATCATACTAAAAAAAATCGATCAAATTTCTACATTTACTTCCACCACCATCAATGAATTGCGGGATACCATCTGGGCAATGAACAAAGAAACTATTACCAGAAATGAATTGCATGATTGA
- a CDS encoding DUF4294 domain-containing protein, with amino-acid sequence MVLAKRNDNPNLKFIVIRIFYILLLLTSATVVAQSDTLSRPMDSTEVDTSMTTQYMIIAGDSIPRELIDLEEVVLLRRLKFDSNADRKRYLILRRKTRKVYPYAKMASERLLTLNSRLDDIKSRRARKKYTKIVQDYIEDEFSAELKKLTRTEGQILVKLIHRQTGTTAFELVKDLKSGWRAFWYNTTASMFDISLKEEYDPKNNQEDFLIEDILQRSFRDNILERQSSALDFEYLDLSDKWNKKQDLRKALN; translated from the coding sequence ATGGTTTTAGCAAAAAGAAATGATAATCCAAATTTAAAATTTATAGTGATTCGTATATTTTACATCTTACTTTTACTTACTTCAGCTACAGTAGTAGCTCAATCTGATACTTTATCAAGGCCTATGGATTCTACGGAAGTCGATACGTCCATGACCACACAGTATATGATTATTGCAGGAGATTCGATTCCCAGAGAACTTATTGACCTGGAAGAAGTGGTGCTTTTGAGACGACTGAAGTTTGATAGTAATGCGGATAGAAAGCGTTACCTTATATTAAGGAGAAAGACCAGAAAAGTGTATCCTTATGCTAAAATGGCTTCGGAAAGATTACTTACGCTCAATTCCAGGTTGGACGACATAAAGTCAAGACGCGCCCGTAAGAAGTATACCAAGATCGTTCAGGATTATATTGAAGATGAATTTTCTGCTGAATTAAAAAAGCTAACCAGAACTGAAGGTCAGATTCTGGTAAAGCTTATCCACCGTCAAACTGGAACAACAGCTTTTGAACTCGTAAAAGATCTCAAGAGTGGGTGGAGAGCTTTTTGGTATAATACAACTGCCAGTATGTTTGATATTTCCTTAAAGGAAGAGTACGACCCGAAAAATAATCAGGAAGATTTCCTGATAGAAGATATCCTACAAAGATCATTCAGGGATAATATTCTGGAAAGACAATCTTCTGCATTGGATTTTGAATATCTTGATCTTAGTGATAAGTGGAATAAAAAACAGGATTTAAGAAAAGCTTTAAATTAA
- a CDS encoding IS256 family transposase: MTQEELNNIEKKALEQFTTGKSLFGKDGAFAPLLQNFLDKALEAEMEAHLDDDERLKGNKRNGKGKKTLKTGVGTFEIKTPQDRQSSFEPEIVKKRQTILADNLADKIIGLYGLGMGYRDICAHIKEMYDTEISHSVLTDITDRIIPDIKAWQRRPLDVMYCIVWLDAMHYKVKEDGKVRHKAIYNILGIDKNGHKDVLGMYISESEGANFWLQVLTDLNNRGLQDILIACTDNLKGFTDAILSIFPKTDVQLCIVHQIRNSLKYVASKDQKEFMRDLKLVYRANGKEEAEDELLDLEEKWGKKYPVVIQSWNDNWENLSSYFAYSAPIRKIIYTTNAVEGFHRQVRKVTKTKGAFTSDMALMKLIYLATMNIQKKWTSPLQNWATTAQQFFIKFEGRMPLDLSTAPPGGTPRRG, translated from the coding sequence ATGACACAGGAAGAACTGAACAACATTGAAAAAAAAGCACTTGAACAATTTACGACTGGGAAAAGCCTTTTCGGCAAGGACGGCGCTTTTGCACCGCTGCTCCAAAATTTCCTTGACAAGGCCCTAGAGGCCGAGATGGAGGCTCATCTTGACGATGATGAGCGTCTCAAGGGCAACAAGCGCAACGGCAAGGGCAAAAAGACCCTGAAGACCGGTGTGGGTACTTTCGAGATCAAAACGCCCCAGGACCGCCAAAGCAGCTTCGAGCCCGAGATCGTAAAAAAGCGACAGACCATTTTGGCGGACAACCTGGCCGACAAGATAATCGGCCTCTACGGTCTGGGGATGGGCTATCGGGACATCTGCGCCCATATCAAGGAAATGTACGATACCGAGATCTCGCACAGCGTGCTGACCGATATCACCGATCGGATCATACCCGATATCAAGGCATGGCAGCGAAGGCCATTGGACGTGATGTACTGTATCGTCTGGCTGGACGCCATGCACTACAAGGTCAAGGAGGACGGCAAGGTCCGCCACAAAGCGATCTACAACATACTGGGAATCGACAAAAACGGCCATAAGGACGTGCTGGGCATGTACATCTCGGAAAGCGAGGGGGCCAATTTCTGGCTGCAAGTGCTCACCGACCTGAACAACCGTGGGCTCCAGGACATACTGATAGCCTGTACGGACAACCTGAAAGGGTTCACCGATGCCATCCTGAGCATCTTTCCAAAGACCGATGTCCAACTGTGCATCGTGCACCAGATACGCAACTCGCTCAAGTACGTAGCCTCCAAGGACCAAAAGGAGTTCATGCGCGACCTGAAACTGGTATACAGGGCCAACGGCAAGGAGGAGGCCGAGGACGAACTGCTGGACCTGGAGGAAAAATGGGGCAAGAAGTACCCGGTGGTCATCCAGAGCTGGAACGACAACTGGGAGAACCTATCGAGCTACTTCGCATATTCCGCCCCCATCAGGAAGATTATATACACCACCAACGCCGTAGAGGGGTTCCACAGGCAGGTGCGGAAGGTGACCAAGACCAAGGGCGCGTTCACCAGCGACATGGCCCTTATGAAGCTGATCTATCTGGCGACCATGAACATTCAGAAGAAGTGGACATCGCCATTACAGAACTGGGCAACGACCGCCCAACAATTTTTTATTAAATTTGAGGGCCGCATGCCGCTCGATTTGAGCACAGCCCCTCCGGGGGGTACCCCCCGGAGGGGCTGA
- a CDS encoding M42 family metallopeptidase — MDKTEVLDQKSLEFLEKYLNNAAPTGYESEGQKLWMEYLKPFVDEFITDTYGTAVGVINPEAKYKVVIEGHADEISWYVNYISDEGLIYVVRNGGSDHQIAASKRVNIHTKNGIVKGVFGWPAIHTRNKEKEQSPKMDNICIDVGCTNKEEVEALGVHVGCVITYPDEFFILNKDKFVCRALDNRIGGFMIAQVARLLKEKGEKLPFGLYITNSVQEEIGLRGAEMITHRIQPNVAIVTDVTHDTTTPMIEKKTNGLNRIGDGPVISYAPAVQNKLRELIIDTAEEKKIPFQRHASSRFTGTDTDAFAYSNGGVPSALISLPLRYMHTTVEMVHKNDVENVINLIYESLLKIKDGDTFSYFD, encoded by the coding sequence ATGGATAAAACTGAAGTACTGGATCAAAAATCCCTCGAATTTCTAGAGAAATACCTTAATAATGCAGCTCCCACAGGATATGAGTCTGAAGGCCAGAAATTATGGATGGAATATCTGAAACCTTTCGTGGATGAATTCATTACTGATACTTATGGAACTGCAGTTGGTGTGATAAATCCAGAAGCTAAATATAAGGTAGTTATAGAAGGTCATGCTGATGAAATTTCATGGTATGTAAATTATATCTCAGACGAGGGTCTTATATATGTAGTTAGAAACGGTGGTAGTGATCACCAGATTGCTGCTTCTAAACGTGTAAACATCCATACTAAGAATGGTATCGTTAAAGGAGTTTTTGGATGGCCGGCGATCCATACCCGCAACAAGGAAAAGGAACAGTCCCCAAAAATGGACAATATTTGTATAGATGTTGGATGTACGAATAAAGAGGAAGTTGAAGCTCTGGGTGTTCACGTAGGATGTGTTATTACTTATCCTGATGAATTCTTTATTCTGAACAAGGACAAATTCGTATGTCGCGCTCTGGATAATAGAATTGGTGGCTTTATGATTGCACAGGTTGCCAGATTATTAAAAGAAAAAGGCGAAAAATTACCGTTCGGACTTTATATCACCAATTCAGTTCAGGAAGAAATTGGTCTTCGTGGTGCAGAAATGATCACACATCGTATTCAGCCAAACGTTGCTATAGTAACTGATGTCACTCATGACACCACTACTCCAATGATCGAAAAGAAAACCAACGGACTTAATAGGATTGGTGACGGACCAGTAATTTCTTATGCTCCGGCGGTACAAAATAAACTAAGAGAGTTGATCATTGATACTGCGGAAGAAAAGAAAATTCCTTTCCAGAGACATGCTTCATCAAGATTCACAGGAACAGATACCGATGCTTTTGCTTATAGCAATGGCGGTGTTCCTTCGGCATTGATCTCTTTACCTTTGCGCTATATGCATACAACCGTTGAAATGGTGCACAAGAATGATGTTGAAAATGTGATCAATCTTATATATGAATCATTGTTGAAAATAAAGGACGGAGATACATTTAGTTATTTTGACTAA